The following are encoded in a window of Dioscorea cayenensis subsp. rotundata cultivar TDr96_F1 chromosome 16, TDr96_F1_v2_PseudoChromosome.rev07_lg8_w22 25.fasta, whole genome shotgun sequence genomic DNA:
- the LOC120278416 gene encoding homeobox protein knotted-1-like 13 isoform X1: MAYQMQPHEMGLAHYDQHLEEEAAGKPSASEPPTWLNSAILRQQGAHQYVDGSFLHLQTTSESSASPTGAAGAGAAGGWMPRVGMVNRSASDDEVPVSSGSIIPAAISHGAAGAGELGGGGSQGEGTMGVGGDGGGGDGGWQSAKYKAEILAHPLYEQLLSAHVACLRIATPVDQLPRIDAQLAQSQHVVAKYSVLGGGAGSQMLGDDKELDQFMTHYVLLLCSFKEQLQQHVRVHAMEAVMACWELEQSLQSLTGVSPGEGTGATMSDDDDDQADSETNLFDGGLDGTDTMGFGPLVPTESERSLMERVRQELKHELKHGYKEKIVDIREEILRKRRAGKLPGDTTSTLKSWWQSHSKWPYPTEDDKARLVQETGLQLKQINNWFINQRKRNWHSNPSSSTVLKSKRKSNAGDGLSK; the protein is encoded by the exons ATGGCGTACCAGATGCAGCCGCATGAGATGGGGTTGGCTCACTATGATCAGCATTTGGAGGAAGAGGCGGCTGGGAAACCCTCGGCGTCGGAGCCGCCGACTTGGTTGAACAGTGCGATTCTGAGGCAGCAAGGAGCGCATCAGTATGTTGATGGGAGTTTTCTTCATCTGCAGACGACGTCGGAGTCGTCGGCTTCGCCGACGGGAGCGGCTGGGGCGGGGGCGGCGGGTGGGTGGATGCCGAGGGTGGGGATGGTGAATCGGAGCGCGAGTGATGATGAGGTGCCGGTTTCGAGTGGTTCGATTATTCCTGCGGCGATCTCGCATGGGGCTGCTGGAGCTGGGGAGTTGGGTGGGGGTGGAAGTCAAGGTGAAGGGACGATGGGGGTTGGAGGTGATGGTGGAGGGGGAGATGGTGGGTGGCAGAGTGCGAAGTATAAGGCTGAGATACTGGCGCACCCGCTGTATGAGCAGCTGCTGTCGGCGCATGTGGCGTGCTTGAGAATCGCGACACCTGTGGATCAGCTCCCTAGGATCGATGCGCAGCTGGCCCAGTCGCAGCATGTTGTCGCCAAGTATTCGGTTCTTGGTGGCGGTGCTGGCTCTCAAATGCTTGGTGATGACAAGGAGCTTGATCAATTCATG ACACACTATGTCCTGTTACTGTGTTCTTTTAAGGAACAACTTCAACAACATGTTCGTGTTCACGCAATGGAAGCAGTGATGGCCTGCTGGGAACTTGAACAATCATTACAAAGCCTGACAG GTGTCTCTCCTGGTGAAGGCACTGGCGCGACTATGTCTGACGATGATGATGACCAGGCAGATagtgaaacaaacttatttgatgGAGGCTTGGATGGAACGGATACTATGGGTTTCGGTCCTCTTGTTCCAACAGAGAGTGAGCGTTCATTGATGGAGCGTGTCAGGCAAGAACTGAAACATGAATTGAAACAT GGCTACAAGGAGAAGATAGTGGACATTCGGGAAGAAATCCTACGCAAACGGAGAGCTGGTAAACTCCCTGGAGATACCACTTCAACTTTAAAGTCATGGTGGCAGTCCCACTCTAAGTGGCCTTATCCAACG GAGGATGACAAGGCAAGGCTGGTGCAAGAAACAGGACTGCAACTGAAACAGATAAATAACTGGTTCATAAACCAGAGGAAAAGGAACTGGCACAGCaatccatcatcatcaactgTGCTGAAAAGCAAGCGCAAAAG taatgCAGGTGATGGGCTTTCCAAATAA
- the LOC120278416 gene encoding homeobox protein knotted-1-like 13 isoform X2: MAYQMQPHEMGLAHYDQHLEEEAAGKPSASEPPTWLNSAILRQQGAHQYVDGSFLHLQTTSESSASPTGAAGAGAAGGWMPRVGMVNRSASDDEVPVSSGSIIPAAISHGAAGAGELGGGGSQGEGTMGVGGDGGGGDGGWQSAKYKAEILAHPLYEQLLSAHVACLRIATPVDQLPRIDAQLAQSQHVVAKYSVLGGGAGSQMLGDDKELDQFMTHYVLLLCSFKEQLQQHVRVHAMEAVMACWELEQSLQSLTGVSPGEGTGATMSDDDDDQADSETNLFDGGLDGTDTMGFGPLVPTESERSLMERVRQELKHELKHGYKEKIVDIREEILRKRRAGKLPGDTTSTLKSWWQSHSKWPYPTEDDKARLVQETGLQLKQINNWFINQRKRNWHSNPSSSTVLKSKRKRK, from the exons ATGGCGTACCAGATGCAGCCGCATGAGATGGGGTTGGCTCACTATGATCAGCATTTGGAGGAAGAGGCGGCTGGGAAACCCTCGGCGTCGGAGCCGCCGACTTGGTTGAACAGTGCGATTCTGAGGCAGCAAGGAGCGCATCAGTATGTTGATGGGAGTTTTCTTCATCTGCAGACGACGTCGGAGTCGTCGGCTTCGCCGACGGGAGCGGCTGGGGCGGGGGCGGCGGGTGGGTGGATGCCGAGGGTGGGGATGGTGAATCGGAGCGCGAGTGATGATGAGGTGCCGGTTTCGAGTGGTTCGATTATTCCTGCGGCGATCTCGCATGGGGCTGCTGGAGCTGGGGAGTTGGGTGGGGGTGGAAGTCAAGGTGAAGGGACGATGGGGGTTGGAGGTGATGGTGGAGGGGGAGATGGTGGGTGGCAGAGTGCGAAGTATAAGGCTGAGATACTGGCGCACCCGCTGTATGAGCAGCTGCTGTCGGCGCATGTGGCGTGCTTGAGAATCGCGACACCTGTGGATCAGCTCCCTAGGATCGATGCGCAGCTGGCCCAGTCGCAGCATGTTGTCGCCAAGTATTCGGTTCTTGGTGGCGGTGCTGGCTCTCAAATGCTTGGTGATGACAAGGAGCTTGATCAATTCATG ACACACTATGTCCTGTTACTGTGTTCTTTTAAGGAACAACTTCAACAACATGTTCGTGTTCACGCAATGGAAGCAGTGATGGCCTGCTGGGAACTTGAACAATCATTACAAAGCCTGACAG GTGTCTCTCCTGGTGAAGGCACTGGCGCGACTATGTCTGACGATGATGATGACCAGGCAGATagtgaaacaaacttatttgatgGAGGCTTGGATGGAACGGATACTATGGGTTTCGGTCCTCTTGTTCCAACAGAGAGTGAGCGTTCATTGATGGAGCGTGTCAGGCAAGAACTGAAACATGAATTGAAACAT GGCTACAAGGAGAAGATAGTGGACATTCGGGAAGAAATCCTACGCAAACGGAGAGCTGGTAAACTCCCTGGAGATACCACTTCAACTTTAAAGTCATGGTGGCAGTCCCACTCTAAGTGGCCTTATCCAACG GAGGATGACAAGGCAAGGCTGGTGCAAGAAACAGGACTGCAACTGAAACAGATAAATAACTGGTTCATAAACCAGAGGAAAAGGAACTGGCACAGCaatccatcatcatcaactgTGCTGAAAAGCAAGCGCAAAAG aaagtaa
- the LOC120278416 gene encoding homeobox protein knotted-1-like 13 isoform X4 encodes MAYQMQPHEMGLAHYDQHLEEEAAGKPSASEPPTWLNSAILRQQGAHQYVDGSFLHLQTTSESSASPTGAAGAGAAGGWMPRVGMVNRSASDDEVPVSSGSIIPAAISHGAAGAGELGGGGSQGEGTMGVGGDGGGGDGGWQSAKYKAEILAHPLYEQLLSAHVACLRIATPVDQLPRIDAQLAQSQHVVAKYSVLGGGAGSQMLGDDKELDQFMTHYVLLLCSFKEQLQQHVRVHAMEAVMACWELEQSLQSLTGVSPGEGTGATMSDDDDDQADSETNLFDGGLDGTDTMGFGPLVPTESERSLMERVRQELKHELKHGYKEKIVDIREEILRKRRAGKLPGDTTSTLKSWWQSHSKWPYPTEDDKARLVQETGLQLKQINNWFINQRKRNWHSNPSSSTVLKSKRKR; translated from the exons ATGGCGTACCAGATGCAGCCGCATGAGATGGGGTTGGCTCACTATGATCAGCATTTGGAGGAAGAGGCGGCTGGGAAACCCTCGGCGTCGGAGCCGCCGACTTGGTTGAACAGTGCGATTCTGAGGCAGCAAGGAGCGCATCAGTATGTTGATGGGAGTTTTCTTCATCTGCAGACGACGTCGGAGTCGTCGGCTTCGCCGACGGGAGCGGCTGGGGCGGGGGCGGCGGGTGGGTGGATGCCGAGGGTGGGGATGGTGAATCGGAGCGCGAGTGATGATGAGGTGCCGGTTTCGAGTGGTTCGATTATTCCTGCGGCGATCTCGCATGGGGCTGCTGGAGCTGGGGAGTTGGGTGGGGGTGGAAGTCAAGGTGAAGGGACGATGGGGGTTGGAGGTGATGGTGGAGGGGGAGATGGTGGGTGGCAGAGTGCGAAGTATAAGGCTGAGATACTGGCGCACCCGCTGTATGAGCAGCTGCTGTCGGCGCATGTGGCGTGCTTGAGAATCGCGACACCTGTGGATCAGCTCCCTAGGATCGATGCGCAGCTGGCCCAGTCGCAGCATGTTGTCGCCAAGTATTCGGTTCTTGGTGGCGGTGCTGGCTCTCAAATGCTTGGTGATGACAAGGAGCTTGATCAATTCATG ACACACTATGTCCTGTTACTGTGTTCTTTTAAGGAACAACTTCAACAACATGTTCGTGTTCACGCAATGGAAGCAGTGATGGCCTGCTGGGAACTTGAACAATCATTACAAAGCCTGACAG GTGTCTCTCCTGGTGAAGGCACTGGCGCGACTATGTCTGACGATGATGATGACCAGGCAGATagtgaaacaaacttatttgatgGAGGCTTGGATGGAACGGATACTATGGGTTTCGGTCCTCTTGTTCCAACAGAGAGTGAGCGTTCATTGATGGAGCGTGTCAGGCAAGAACTGAAACATGAATTGAAACAT GGCTACAAGGAGAAGATAGTGGACATTCGGGAAGAAATCCTACGCAAACGGAGAGCTGGTAAACTCCCTGGAGATACCACTTCAACTTTAAAGTCATGGTGGCAGTCCCACTCTAAGTGGCCTTATCCAACG GAGGATGACAAGGCAAGGCTGGTGCAAGAAACAGGACTGCAACTGAAACAGATAAATAACTGGTTCATAAACCAGAGGAAAAGGAACTGGCACAGCaatccatcatcatcaactgTGCTGAAAAGCAAGCGCAAAAG ATGA
- the LOC120278416 gene encoding homeobox protein knotted-1-like 13 isoform X3 — MAYQMQPHEMGLAHYDQHLEEEAAGKPSASEPPTWLNSAILRQQGAHQYVDGSFLHLQTTSESSASPTGAAGAGAAGGWMPRVGMVNRSASDDEVPVSSGSIIPAAISHGAAGAGELGGGGSQGEGTMGVGGDGGGGDGGWQSAKYKAEILAHPLYEQLLSAHVACLRIATPVDQLPRIDAQLAQSQHVVAKYSVLGGGAGSQMLGDDKELDQFMTHYVLLLCSFKEQLQQHVRVHAMEAVMACWELEQSLQSLTGVSPGEGTGATMSDDDDDQADSETNLFDGGLDGTDTMGFGPLVPTESERSLMERVRQELKHELKHGYKEKIVDIREEILRKRRAGKLPGDTTSTLKSWWQSHSKWPYPTEDDKARLVQETGLQLKQINNWFINQRKRNWHSNPSSSTVLKSKRKR; from the exons ATGGCGTACCAGATGCAGCCGCATGAGATGGGGTTGGCTCACTATGATCAGCATTTGGAGGAAGAGGCGGCTGGGAAACCCTCGGCGTCGGAGCCGCCGACTTGGTTGAACAGTGCGATTCTGAGGCAGCAAGGAGCGCATCAGTATGTTGATGGGAGTTTTCTTCATCTGCAGACGACGTCGGAGTCGTCGGCTTCGCCGACGGGAGCGGCTGGGGCGGGGGCGGCGGGTGGGTGGATGCCGAGGGTGGGGATGGTGAATCGGAGCGCGAGTGATGATGAGGTGCCGGTTTCGAGTGGTTCGATTATTCCTGCGGCGATCTCGCATGGGGCTGCTGGAGCTGGGGAGTTGGGTGGGGGTGGAAGTCAAGGTGAAGGGACGATGGGGGTTGGAGGTGATGGTGGAGGGGGAGATGGTGGGTGGCAGAGTGCGAAGTATAAGGCTGAGATACTGGCGCACCCGCTGTATGAGCAGCTGCTGTCGGCGCATGTGGCGTGCTTGAGAATCGCGACACCTGTGGATCAGCTCCCTAGGATCGATGCGCAGCTGGCCCAGTCGCAGCATGTTGTCGCCAAGTATTCGGTTCTTGGTGGCGGTGCTGGCTCTCAAATGCTTGGTGATGACAAGGAGCTTGATCAATTCATG ACACACTATGTCCTGTTACTGTGTTCTTTTAAGGAACAACTTCAACAACATGTTCGTGTTCACGCAATGGAAGCAGTGATGGCCTGCTGGGAACTTGAACAATCATTACAAAGCCTGACAG GTGTCTCTCCTGGTGAAGGCACTGGCGCGACTATGTCTGACGATGATGATGACCAGGCAGATagtgaaacaaacttatttgatgGAGGCTTGGATGGAACGGATACTATGGGTTTCGGTCCTCTTGTTCCAACAGAGAGTGAGCGTTCATTGATGGAGCGTGTCAGGCAAGAACTGAAACATGAATTGAAACAT GGCTACAAGGAGAAGATAGTGGACATTCGGGAAGAAATCCTACGCAAACGGAGAGCTGGTAAACTCCCTGGAGATACCACTTCAACTTTAAAGTCATGGTGGCAGTCCCACTCTAAGTGGCCTTATCCAACG GAGGATGACAAGGCAAGGCTGGTGCAAGAAACAGGACTGCAACTGAAACAGATAAATAACTGGTTCATAAACCAGAGGAAAAGGAACTGGCACAGCaatccatcatcatcaactgTGCTGAAAAGCAAGCGCAAAAG GTGA